The following are encoded together in the Variovorax sp. PBS-H4 genome:
- a CDS encoding thiolase family protein, whose product MSKRLSYEGVAVAVPVTVPYLRYSTRSAHWFIGQALEALVKASGVAKEEIDGLSLSSFSLAPDTAVGVTQHLGLSPRWLDHMPTGGASGVMCLRRAARAVQSGDADIVACVGADTNHVDSFRLTLGSFSNFARDASYPYGSGGPNSIFAMITANYMRTFGAKREDFGRIAVDQRTNALGNANAVFKKPLTLDEYMEARPISDPIHLFDCVMPCAGADAFLVMSEARARDLGLAHVVIRGAIERHNAYAEDPVMVQGGWRKDRDDLYAQAGVKPAELDFVQTYDDYPVIVMMQFEDLGFCEKGEGPEFVRANTMTFDGSFPNNTSGGQLSAGQAGAAGGFLGMVEAIRQLTDTAGPRAVPDAQLGLVAGFGMVTYDRCLCTGAVILGRPE is encoded by the coding sequence ATGAGCAAGCGGCTGTCCTACGAAGGCGTCGCGGTGGCGGTCCCCGTCACCGTGCCCTATCTGCGCTATTCCACCCGCAGCGCGCATTGGTTCATCGGCCAGGCGCTGGAGGCGCTGGTCAAGGCCAGCGGCGTTGCCAAGGAAGAGATCGACGGCCTGAGCCTCAGCAGCTTCTCGCTTGCGCCCGATACGGCGGTCGGCGTGACGCAGCACCTGGGCCTGTCGCCGCGCTGGCTCGACCACATGCCCACCGGCGGCGCTTCGGGCGTGATGTGCCTGCGCCGCGCCGCGCGCGCCGTGCAGTCGGGCGACGCCGACATCGTCGCCTGCGTGGGGGCCGATACCAACCACGTCGACTCGTTCCGCTTGACGCTCGGCAGCTTCAGCAACTTCGCGCGCGACGCGAGCTACCCCTACGGCTCGGGCGGGCCGAATTCGATCTTCGCGATGATCACCGCCAACTACATGCGCACGTTCGGCGCGAAGCGCGAGGACTTCGGCCGCATCGCGGTGGACCAGCGCACCAATGCGCTCGGCAACGCAAACGCCGTGTTCAAGAAGCCGCTCACGCTGGACGAATACATGGAGGCACGGCCGATCTCCGATCCGATCCACCTGTTCGACTGCGTGATGCCGTGTGCCGGCGCCGACGCTTTCCTCGTGATGAGCGAGGCCCGTGCCCGCGACCTTGGACTGGCGCACGTCGTGATCCGCGGCGCCATCGAGCGCCACAATGCCTATGCCGAAGACCCGGTGATGGTCCAGGGGGGCTGGCGCAAGGACCGGGACGATCTGTACGCCCAGGCCGGCGTGAAGCCGGCCGAGCTGGACTTCGTCCAGACCTACGACGACTATCCGGTGATAGTGATGATGCAGTTCGAGGACCTCGGCTTCTGCGAAAAGGGCGAAGGCCCGGAATTCGTGCGCGCCAACACCATGACCTTCGACGGCAGCTTCCCCAACAACACCAGCGGTGGCCAGCTCTCGGCGGGCCAGGCGGGCGCGGCCGGCGGCTTCCTCGGCATGGTGGAAGCGATCCGCCAGCTCACCGATACAGCCGGCCCGCGTGCGGTGCCCGACGCCCAGCTGGGCCTGGTCGCGGGCTTCGGCATGGTCACCTACGACCGCTGCCTGTGCACGGGCGCGGTGATCCTGGGGAGACCCGAATGA
- a CDS encoding aromatic-ring-hydroxylating dioxygenase subunit beta produces MSSSLARQDLIDFVVHECRLLDAKRYEEWNALFSDDAYYWVPATPDQEDGLNHCSHLYEDKLLRDLRIERLQSPRAFSQQPPSRCHHLLQTPTVEVFDEAGNTFVVRTEFHYTESQGDELQFYVGTFFHYLTQEDGQLRMTLKRVNLLNCDAALPAVQLFI; encoded by the coding sequence ATGAGCAGCAGCCTCGCACGCCAGGACCTGATCGACTTCGTCGTGCACGAGTGCCGCCTGCTCGATGCCAAACGCTACGAGGAATGGAACGCACTATTCTCCGACGATGCCTACTACTGGGTACCGGCCACGCCGGACCAGGAGGACGGCCTCAACCATTGCTCGCACCTCTACGAGGACAAGCTCTTGCGCGATCTGCGCATCGAGCGCCTGCAGAGCCCGCGCGCTTTCTCGCAGCAGCCGCCGAGCCGCTGCCATCACCTGCTGCAGACGCCCACGGTCGAAGTGTTCGACGAGGCCGGCAACACCTTCGTGGTGCGCACCGAGTTCCACTACACCGAATCGCAGGGCGACGAGCTGCAGTTCTATGTCGGCACCTTCTTCCACTACCTGACGCAGGAGGACGGGCAACTGCGCATGACGCTCAAGCGCGTGAACCTGCTCAACTGCGACGCGGCGCTGCCGGCCGTGCAGCTCTTCATCTAG
- a CDS encoding SDR family NAD(P)-dependent oxidoreductase produces the protein MTMPLMRPKRKNPILRTRQMNLPPGSRGRVALGMTAAAAEGRFELQTCKDCGTVQYPPREACHKCLSPRLNWREQTGEGELISSTTLHHSNDLFFRERLPWRLGLVHLDTGPTLMVHLHGEVGDAPARVRVGARLDRAGQAVLIGFPNEGSAHMADDKMLREMTSDPKFRKALVTDGKTPVGQALVRALVKAGADIVWVGHAEPWKKLGGMEDITALPQVTLVPLDLTNGRSVSELAGEIGGKVDIVINNAEVHRTFGIGARRGTDVAKAEMDINYFGFLRLAQEFGPALKGRSADGVTSATAWVNLLSIYALANFPPHGTFSASKAAAYSLAQCLRAEMRPAGIRVVNVFPGPIDDEWNQHMPPPKVTPGALANAIVKALREGLEDVYPGDVAQEWLERWRDNPKVLERELAAGG, from the coding sequence ATGACCATGCCCCTGATGCGCCCCAAGCGCAAGAACCCGATCCTGCGCACGCGGCAGATGAACCTGCCGCCCGGCTCTCGCGGCCGTGTCGCGCTGGGCATGACGGCCGCCGCCGCCGAAGGCCGCTTCGAGCTGCAGACCTGCAAGGACTGCGGCACGGTGCAGTACCCGCCGCGCGAGGCCTGCCACAAGTGCCTCTCCCCGCGGCTGAACTGGCGCGAGCAGACCGGCGAGGGCGAGCTCATCAGCAGCACCACGCTGCACCACAGCAACGACCTGTTCTTCCGCGAGCGCCTGCCCTGGCGCCTGGGCCTGGTGCATCTCGACACCGGCCCGACGCTGATGGTCCACCTGCATGGCGAGGTCGGCGATGCACCGGCCCGCGTGCGCGTGGGCGCGCGCCTGGACCGCGCGGGACAGGCTGTCCTCATTGGATTTCCGAACGAAGGGAGTGCCCATATGGCCGACGACAAGATGCTGCGCGAGATGACCAGCGACCCGAAATTCCGCAAGGCCCTGGTGACCGACGGCAAGACCCCCGTGGGCCAGGCCCTGGTGCGCGCCCTGGTGAAGGCCGGCGCCGACATCGTCTGGGTCGGCCATGCCGAGCCCTGGAAGAAGCTCGGTGGCATGGAAGACATCACGGCGCTGCCGCAGGTGACGCTGGTGCCGCTGGACCTGACCAATGGCCGCTCGGTCAGCGAGCTGGCCGGCGAGATCGGCGGCAAGGTCGACATCGTGATCAACAACGCCGAAGTGCACCGGACCTTCGGCATCGGCGCGCGCCGCGGCACCGACGTGGCCAAGGCCGAGATGGACATCAACTATTTCGGCTTCCTCCGGCTGGCGCAGGAGTTCGGCCCCGCGCTCAAGGGCCGCTCGGCCGATGGCGTGACCAGCGCCACGGCGTGGGTCAACCTGCTGTCGATCTACGCGCTCGCGAACTTCCCGCCGCACGGGACCTTCAGCGCCTCGAAAGCGGCGGCGTATTCGCTGGCGCAATGCCTGCGCGCCGAGATGCGGCCGGCCGGCATCCGCGTAGTCAATGTGTTCCCGGGGCCGATCGACGACGAGTGGAACCAGCACATGCCGCCGCCGAAAGTGACGCCCGGCGCACTCGCCAATGCGATCGTCAAGGCGCTGCGCGAAGGGCTCGAGGACGTGTACCCGGGCGACGTCGCGCAGGAATGGCTGGAGCGCTGGCGCGACAACCCCAAGGTGCTGGAGCGCGAGCTCGCAGCCGGAGGATGA
- a CDS encoding SDR family oxidoreductase: protein MNLTHPVAAVTGGSAGIGKAICADLLAQGYEVVSLARRRCEINHPKLFNFEVDLMDRAATAQAAQEMAQRFEVRTVVHNAGVIRPALLAEVRLEDLDALAELHLGCAIQLVQAALPAMRAERFGRIVLMSSRAAVGLATRTSYSATKAGMLGMARTWALELAAEGVTVNVVAPGPIRTDMFYDVVEAGSEKERKLAASVPVQRLGEAADVARAVRFFVDPANGFVTGQVLYVCGGTSVGSLAL, encoded by the coding sequence ATGAACCTCACGCATCCTGTCGCCGCCGTCACCGGCGGCAGCGCCGGCATCGGCAAGGCGATCTGCGCCGACCTGCTCGCGCAAGGCTACGAGGTGGTGTCGCTGGCGCGGCGCCGATGCGAGATCAACCATCCCAAGCTCTTCAACTTCGAGGTCGACCTGATGGACCGCGCCGCCACCGCGCAGGCCGCGCAGGAGATGGCGCAGCGCTTCGAGGTTCGAACGGTGGTGCACAACGCGGGCGTGATCCGGCCGGCGTTGCTGGCCGAGGTCCGCCTCGAGGACCTCGATGCGTTGGCCGAACTGCATCTGGGCTGCGCAATCCAGCTCGTGCAGGCCGCGTTGCCTGCGATGCGCGCGGAGCGCTTCGGCCGCATCGTGCTCATGTCCTCGCGCGCCGCCGTGGGCCTGGCCACGCGCACGAGCTACTCGGCCACCAAGGCCGGCATGCTGGGCATGGCGCGCACGTGGGCGCTCGAGCTCGCGGCCGAGGGAGTGACCGTGAACGTGGTGGCGCCGGGCCCGATCCGCACCGACATGTTCTACGACGTGGTTGAAGCCGGCAGCGAGAAGGAGCGCAAGCTCGCTGCGTCGGTGCCGGTACAGCGCCTCGGCGAGGCCGCCGACGTGGCACGGGCCGTGCGTTTCTTCGTGGACCCGGCCAACGGCTTCGTCACCGGCCAGGTGCTCTATGTGTGCGGCGGCACCAGCGTGGGCAGCCTGGCCCTTTAG
- a CDS encoding cyclase family protein — translation MTKTDELMSTAEILGGLVGALATGRIRVVDLTQTLTPEFPQIALPPEMGQCWPFRIEEVSKYDERGPGWYWNNFSCGEHTGTHFDAPIHWISGRDLPNNSVDTIPVQHFVAPACVIDCSEQVKADPDYLLTVEDIERFEAKHGRIPKGAWVLMRTDWSKRHDPEAYQNFDETGQHTPGPSTEAVRFLVEQRDVLGFGSEAIGTDAGQGYHLRPPYPCHYFMHGAGRYGLQCLSNLDLLPPTGTVLICPPLKIEKGSGSPLRVLALVGAAA, via the coding sequence ATGACGAAGACAGATGAACTGATGTCCACCGCCGAGATCCTCGGCGGTCTGGTCGGCGCGCTGGCCACGGGCCGCATCCGCGTGGTCGACCTTACGCAGACGCTCACGCCGGAGTTTCCGCAGATCGCACTGCCGCCCGAGATGGGCCAGTGCTGGCCCTTCCGCATCGAGGAAGTGTCGAAGTACGACGAGCGCGGGCCGGGCTGGTACTGGAACAACTTTTCGTGCGGCGAGCACACCGGCACGCACTTCGATGCGCCGATCCACTGGATATCCGGCCGCGATCTGCCGAACAACTCGGTCGACACCATCCCCGTGCAGCACTTCGTGGCGCCGGCGTGCGTGATCGATTGCTCGGAGCAGGTGAAGGCCGATCCCGACTACCTGTTGACGGTGGAAGACATCGAGCGCTTCGAGGCGAAGCATGGCCGCATCCCGAAGGGCGCGTGGGTGCTGATGCGTACCGACTGGTCGAAGCGGCACGATCCCGAGGCCTACCAGAACTTCGACGAGACCGGTCAGCACACGCCGGGCCCGAGCACGGAGGCGGTGCGCTTCCTCGTCGAGCAGCGCGATGTGCTGGGCTTCGGCTCCGAAGCCATCGGTACCGATGCGGGGCAGGGCTACCACCTGCGGCCACCGTACCCCTGCCACTACTTCATGCACGGGGCGGGCCGCTATGGCCTGCAGTGCCTGAGCAACCTCGACCTGCTGCCGCCGACCGGCACGGTGCTGATCTGCCCGCCGCTCAAGATCGAAAAAGGCAGCGGCAGCCCGCTGCGCGTGCTGGCGCTGGTGGGGGCTGCCGCATGA
- a CDS encoding AMP-binding protein: protein MHTTVHQCFAATAARTPDAEFLFTESVTAHAYGIEPGAIRWGEAAAEVERLRRAYSAAGWGHGHRVGLLLENRPAFLLHWFALNALGASVVPINAEMRSAELVYLIGHSEIGLAVTLPERAADLRAAAAQAGTDFQTMGPEDVVPPAGKAPPRPHEAIGPETECALLYTSGTTGRPKGCILSNAYFLRAGEWYASLDGVCAIRPDAERVITPLPLNHMNAMAFSTMVVLVAGGCLVQLDRFHPKSWLASARESRATIVHYLGVMPAMLLSAPESAADKDHAIRWGFGAGVDRKNHAPFEARFGFPLVEAWAMTETGAGACIMANREPRQVGTSCFGRQQDYVEVRLVDDEGHEATAGMPGELLVRSAGSDPRRYFFSGYLKDEEATREAWADGWFHTGDLVRRDAEGNFFFVDRKKNVIRRSGENISAVEVESVLNQHPAVKTSAVAATPDTVRGDEVLACIVLRDGVDASERHHIAGSIVEHALAQLAYYKAPGYVAFVDALPLTASQKIQRGQLRELAQALPGQPHCVDTRAMKKRLP, encoded by the coding sequence ATGCATACGACGGTCCATCAATGCTTCGCAGCCACCGCCGCGCGCACGCCGGATGCGGAGTTCCTGTTCACCGAGTCGGTTACCGCCCATGCCTACGGCATTGAACCCGGCGCGATTCGCTGGGGCGAGGCTGCGGCGGAGGTCGAACGCCTGCGCCGGGCCTACTCGGCCGCCGGATGGGGCCATGGCCATCGCGTCGGCCTGCTGCTGGAGAACCGTCCCGCGTTCCTGCTGCACTGGTTCGCGCTCAACGCACTGGGCGCGAGCGTGGTGCCGATCAATGCCGAGATGCGTTCGGCAGAGCTGGTCTACCTGATCGGCCACAGCGAGATCGGCCTGGCCGTGACCTTGCCCGAGCGCGCGGCCGACCTGCGCGCCGCGGCGGCACAGGCCGGCACCGACTTCCAGACGATGGGGCCGGAAGACGTGGTGCCGCCCGCCGGCAAGGCGCCGCCGCGCCCTCATGAAGCGATCGGCCCCGAGACCGAATGCGCGCTGCTCTACACCTCCGGCACCACCGGGCGGCCCAAGGGCTGCATCCTGAGCAACGCCTACTTCCTGCGCGCGGGCGAGTGGTACGCGTCACTCGACGGCGTCTGCGCCATCCGCCCCGATGCCGAGCGGGTGATCACGCCGCTGCCGCTGAATCACATGAACGCGATGGCCTTCTCGACGATGGTCGTGCTGGTGGCGGGCGGCTGCCTGGTTCAACTGGACCGCTTTCATCCGAAGAGCTGGCTCGCGAGTGCGCGCGAGAGCCGCGCCACCATCGTCCACTACCTGGGCGTGATGCCGGCGATGCTGCTGTCCGCGCCCGAATCGGCTGCCGACAAGGACCACGCGATCCGTTGGGGCTTCGGCGCCGGAGTGGACCGCAAGAACCACGCGCCCTTCGAGGCCCGCTTCGGCTTTCCGCTGGTCGAGGCCTGGGCCATGACCGAGACCGGGGCCGGTGCCTGCATCATGGCCAACCGCGAGCCGCGCCAGGTGGGCACGAGCTGCTTCGGCCGGCAGCAGGACTATGTCGAGGTCCGGCTGGTGGACGACGAAGGACACGAAGCGACCGCCGGCATGCCCGGCGAGCTGCTGGTGCGCTCCGCAGGCAGCGACCCGCGCCGCTACTTCTTCTCCGGCTACCTGAAGGACGAGGAGGCCACGCGCGAAGCCTGGGCCGATGGCTGGTTTCACACCGGCGACCTGGTGCGGCGCGATGCCGAGGGCAACTTCTTCTTCGTCGACCGCAAGAAGAACGTGATCCGGCGCAGCGGCGAGAACATCTCGGCAGTGGAGGTGGAGAGTGTGCTGAACCAGCATCCGGCAGTGAAGACCTCGGCCGTGGCCGCGACGCCCGATACCGTGCGCGGCGACGAAGTGCTGGCCTGCATCGTGCTGCGCGATGGCGTGGACGCCTCGGAGCGCCATCACATCGCAGGCAGCATCGTCGAGCATGCGCTGGCGCAGCTCGCTTACTACAAGGCCCCGGGCTATGTGGCCTTCGTCGACGCGTTGCCGCTCACGGCCTCGCAGAAGATCCAGCGCGGCCAGCTGCGCGAGCTGGCCCAGGCATTGCCCGGCCAGCCGCATTGCGTCGACACCCGTGCGATGAAGAAGAGGCTGCCATGA
- a CDS encoding ABC transporter substrate-binding protein: MKNIARFIGLTAIALAAAQATAADLKIGFISSLSGPVSALGIPYEKGIRAAIAEHPQLAGHKVELIVLDDASDPTTAGRNARKLVTEDKVDVLIGSSGVPNAMAIAAVARELNTPLISPTPVTIPGPEGAWTVTVSQPFPLMVAGVVEKMKQSGVKTVAYIGFSDALGDLAYDSLVKSAEAAGIKVVANERYARSDSSVAGQVLKIIASRPDAVFAGNSGTPGALPYLGLSERGYKGRIYGTHGLINADFVRVGGASIEGLQVPSGPVLVADQLPADNPIKKVSMNFRNAYQKVHGAVPTDAFSSYTYDAYLLLADAASRTKGEPGTPQYRTALRDAIVSTKELVGTHGVYNFKPDNRYGSDQRAVVVVRMEKGQWKLVP; encoded by the coding sequence ATGAAGAACATCGCACGTTTCATCGGCCTCACGGCCATCGCCCTGGCGGCTGCGCAGGCCACGGCCGCCGATCTCAAGATCGGTTTCATCAGCTCGCTGTCCGGGCCTGTTTCGGCACTGGGCATTCCATACGAAAAGGGCATTCGCGCCGCCATCGCCGAGCACCCGCAGCTCGCCGGCCACAAGGTCGAGCTGATCGTGCTCGACGATGCCTCCGACCCGACTACCGCGGGACGCAATGCACGAAAGCTCGTGACCGAGGACAAGGTCGACGTGCTGATCGGCAGCTCGGGCGTTCCCAACGCGATGGCCATCGCCGCGGTGGCGCGCGAGCTCAATACGCCGCTGATCTCGCCGACGCCGGTCACCATCCCGGGCCCCGAGGGCGCTTGGACCGTGACGGTTTCGCAGCCCTTCCCGCTGATGGTCGCGGGCGTGGTCGAGAAGATGAAGCAGTCGGGCGTGAAGACGGTGGCCTACATCGGTTTCTCCGATGCCCTGGGCGACCTGGCCTACGACTCGCTGGTGAAGAGTGCGGAGGCCGCCGGCATCAAGGTGGTGGCCAACGAGCGCTATGCGCGCTCCGATTCCTCGGTGGCCGGCCAGGTCTTGAAGATCATCGCGAGCCGGCCCGACGCAGTCTTCGCCGGCAACTCCGGCACGCCAGGCGCGCTTCCCTACCTGGGCCTGTCCGAGCGCGGCTACAAGGGCCGGATCTACGGCACGCACGGGCTGATCAATGCCGACTTCGTTCGCGTGGGCGGCGCCTCGATCGAGGGCCTGCAGGTGCCGAGCGGCCCGGTGCTGGTGGCCGACCAGCTGCCAGCCGACAACCCGATCAAGAAGGTGTCGATGAACTTCCGGAACGCCTACCAGAAGGTGCACGGCGCGGTGCCGACCGACGCCTTCTCTTCCTACACCTACGACGCATACCTGTTGCTCGCCGATGCCGCCTCCCGCACCAAGGGCGAACCGGGCACGCCGCAGTACCGCACGGCGCTGCGCGACGCCATCGTGAGCACCAAGGAGCTGGTGGGCACGCACGGCGTCTACAACTTCAAGCCGGACAACCGCTACGGCTCCGACCAGCGCGCGGTGGTGGTGGTGCGGATGGAAAAGGGCCAGTGGAAGCTGGTGCCCTAG
- a CDS encoding aromatic ring-hydroxylating dioxygenase subunit alpha: MTSYRGNPEAVRALVQNDRVHRDLYISQELFELEQEHFFANTWNYVGHESQLPRPGDYISNEVGGCPIIVVRHGDGTLRAMMNRCAHKGSRLVSAPCGNTGKFFRCPYHAWTFKTDGSLLAIPLKNGYEGTQLHECESAKGLTTIRNVRSHRGFIFVKINDVGPDFETYFGDSLSSIDNMADRSPEGELEIAGGCLRFMHQCNWKMFVENLNDTMHPMVAHESSAGTAKRMWSDKPADEPKPMAIEQFVPFMSDYKFFEDMGIRTYDNGHSFTGVHFSIHSKYKAIPGYDDAMKARYGEERTAQILGMARHNTVYYPNLTIKGAIQAIRVVKPIAADKTLIESWTFRLKGAPPELLQRTAMYNRLINSPFSVVGHDDLQAYRGMQAGLHATGNEWVSLHRNYDPEELKGGEITTGGTNELPMRNQYRSWARYMTETM, translated from the coding sequence ATGACTTCGTACCGAGGCAATCCCGAGGCCGTGCGCGCCCTGGTCCAAAACGACCGGGTGCACCGCGACCTGTACATCAGCCAGGAGCTGTTCGAGCTGGAACAGGAGCACTTCTTCGCCAACACCTGGAACTACGTCGGCCACGAAAGCCAGCTGCCCAGGCCCGGCGACTACATCAGCAACGAGGTCGGCGGCTGCCCGATCATCGTGGTGCGCCACGGCGATGGCACGTTGCGCGCGATGATGAACCGCTGCGCCCACAAGGGCTCGCGCCTGGTGAGCGCGCCCTGCGGCAACACCGGCAAGTTCTTCCGCTGCCCCTACCACGCCTGGACCTTCAAGACCGACGGGTCGCTGCTTGCCATTCCTCTGAAGAACGGCTACGAGGGCACGCAGCTGCACGAATGCGAATCGGCCAAGGGACTCACCACCATTCGCAACGTGCGCAGCCACCGCGGCTTCATCTTCGTCAAGATCAACGACGTCGGCCCGGACTTCGAGACGTACTTCGGCGACTCGCTGAGCTCCATCGACAACATGGCCGACCGCTCGCCCGAGGGCGAGCTGGAGATTGCCGGCGGCTGCCTGCGCTTCATGCACCAGTGCAACTGGAAGATGTTCGTCGAGAACCTCAACGACACCATGCATCCGATGGTCGCCCACGAGTCCTCGGCCGGCACCGCCAAGCGAATGTGGTCCGACAAGCCGGCCGACGAGCCCAAGCCCATGGCCATCGAGCAGTTCGTGCCCTTCATGTCGGACTACAAGTTCTTCGAGGACATGGGCATCCGGACCTACGACAACGGCCATAGCTTCACCGGCGTGCACTTCAGCATCCACAGCAAGTACAAGGCGATCCCCGGATACGACGACGCGATGAAGGCCAGGTATGGCGAGGAGCGCACCGCGCAGATCCTCGGCATGGCGCGCCACAACACGGTGTACTACCCCAACCTCACGATCAAGGGTGCGATCCAGGCGATCCGCGTGGTCAAGCCGATCGCGGCCGACAAGACGCTGATCGAGAGCTGGACCTTTCGCCTGAAGGGCGCGCCACCCGAGCTGCTGCAGCGCACCGCCATGTACAACCGACTGATCAACTCGCCTTTCTCGGTGGTCGGGCACGATGACCTGCAGGCCTACCGCGGCATGCAGGCCGGCCTGCATGCGACCGGCAACGAGTGGGTCAGCCTGCACCGCAACTACGATCCCGAGGAGCTGAAGGGCGGCGAAATCACCACCGGCGGCACCAACGAGCTGCCGATGCGCAATCAGTACCGAAGCTGGGCCCGCTACATGACGGAGACCATGTGA
- a CDS encoding PDR/VanB family oxidoreductase: MTSTLQLRVAEACELNPLIRMFVLRADDDRALPGYSAGAHIRVQVELPDGSKDWRHYSLINFGTERNATNAPNRYVIAVRKEDEGRGGSRFMHEQLKQGDLLTLEPPKNDFPLHTGPGGTVLIAGGIGITPLASMAARRRAEGAPVRLHYAGRSRELMAFLPELRTLLRDDLRVHADADAGGPLDIDAVLDEVPAGDRLYVCGPKVMLDAVLARTQARGWEHDRVHFELFTTPVAEAGDQPIEVELAQSGQRFTVPADQSILDCLIEHGCDPLYDCKRGECGVCATPVLEGEIDHRDYVLSAREKAEGNVMQICISRAKGPRLVLDM, from the coding sequence ATGACTTCCACACTCCAACTGCGCGTCGCAGAGGCCTGCGAGCTGAACCCGCTGATCCGCATGTTCGTGCTGCGCGCCGACGACGACCGTGCGCTGCCGGGCTACAGCGCGGGCGCCCATATTCGTGTGCAGGTCGAGCTGCCGGACGGCTCGAAGGACTGGCGCCACTACTCGCTGATCAACTTCGGGACCGAGCGCAATGCGACGAATGCGCCCAACCGCTACGTGATCGCCGTGCGCAAGGAAGACGAAGGCCGTGGCGGCTCGCGCTTCATGCACGAGCAGCTGAAGCAGGGAGACCTGCTCACCCTCGAGCCGCCGAAGAACGACTTCCCGCTGCACACCGGTCCCGGTGGCACGGTGCTGATCGCAGGCGGCATCGGCATCACGCCGCTGGCCAGCATGGCCGCGCGCCGGCGGGCCGAAGGCGCACCCGTGCGATTGCACTATGCCGGCCGCAGCCGCGAGCTGATGGCGTTCCTGCCCGAGCTGCGGACCTTGCTGCGCGATGACCTGCGCGTGCACGCCGATGCCGATGCCGGCGGTCCGCTGGACATCGACGCGGTGCTCGACGAGGTGCCCGCCGGAGACCGGCTCTACGTCTGCGGTCCCAAGGTCATGCTCGACGCCGTGCTCGCCCGCACCCAGGCGCGCGGCTGGGAACACGACCGCGTGCACTTCGAGCTGTTCACCACGCCAGTCGCGGAGGCGGGCGACCAGCCCATCGAGGTGGAGCTCGCCCAGTCGGGTCAGCGCTTTACGGTGCCCGCGGATCAGAGCATCCTCGACTGCCTGATCGAGCATGGCTGCGACCCGCTCTACGACTGCAAGCGCGGGGAATGCGGCGTGTGCGCGACGCCAGTGCTCGAAGGCGAGATCGACCACCGCGACTACGTGCTGAGCGCGCGCGAGAAGGCCGAGGGCAATGTCATGCAGATCTGCATCTCGCGCGCCAAGGGCCCGCGGCTGGTGCTGGACATGTGA
- a CDS encoding ABC transporter substrate-binding protein, translated as MRVPSPIRALAGIVLGIGALSAASAWAADYKVGFITSLSGPVSSLGIPYDKGMKAALAYKPELNGRKIQLVQLDDASDPSTAARNARKMIDEDKVDVIIGTAGSPGALAIAAVARETKTPLIAIANANLPGEEGAWMVTLPQPAPLMLDAVVDQMKKSGVKTVGYIGFSDAWGDLVYDALTKSAPAAGIKVVSNERFARADASVTGQVLKIVALRPDAVITGTSGTPGALPYLALAERGYKGQIYGMHALINPDFVRVGGSAVEGLLAPTGPVIVAEQLPDSNPIRKVSMDFRAAYQKANGAVPTDAFSAYTFDAWLLFLDAAQRAKGEPGTPAFRLALRDAIVNTKELVGTHSVYNFKPNDRYGSDERSRVVVKLEKGQWKLVP; from the coding sequence ATGAGAGTTCCAAGCCCCATCCGCGCCCTGGCAGGCATCGTCCTCGGCATCGGCGCGCTGAGCGCAGCCAGTGCCTGGGCCGCCGACTACAAGGTCGGCTTCATTACCTCGCTGTCGGGGCCCGTGTCTTCGCTGGGCATTCCCTATGACAAAGGCATGAAGGCTGCGCTGGCCTACAAGCCGGAGCTCAATGGCCGGAAGATCCAGTTGGTCCAGCTCGACGACGCGTCCGATCCGTCGACCGCCGCGCGCAATGCACGCAAGATGATCGACGAGGACAAGGTCGACGTCATCATCGGAACGGCCGGTTCTCCCGGCGCGCTGGCCATTGCCGCGGTGGCGCGCGAGACGAAGACGCCGCTGATCGCCATCGCCAATGCCAACCTCCCGGGCGAGGAAGGTGCATGGATGGTCACGCTGCCGCAGCCCGCGCCGCTGATGCTCGATGCGGTGGTCGACCAGATGAAGAAGTCCGGCGTGAAGACCGTGGGCTACATCGGCTTTTCCGACGCCTGGGGCGACCTGGTCTACGACGCGCTCACCAAGAGCGCGCCGGCCGCCGGCATCAAGGTCGTGAGCAACGAGCGCTTTGCCCGCGCCGATGCGTCGGTCACGGGCCAGGTGCTGAAGATCGTGGCGCTGCGTCCCGATGCGGTGATCACCGGCACCTCGGGCACGCCCGGCGCGCTGCCTTATCTCGCGCTTGCGGAGCGCGGCTACAAGGGCCAGATCTATGGCATGCATGCGCTCATCAACCCCGACTTCGTGCGCGTGGGCGGCAGTGCGGTCGAAGGCCTGCTGGCGCCCACCGGGCCGGTGATCGTGGCCGAGCAGCTGCCCGACTCCAATCCGATCCGCAAGGTCTCGATGGACTTCCGCGCGGCCTACCAGAAGGCCAACGGCGCGGTGCCGACCGATGCCTTCTCTGCGTACACGTTCGACGCCTGGCTGCTGTTCCTCGACGCCGCGCAACGCGCGAAGGGCGAGCCCGGCACGCCTGCGTTCCGCTTGGCGCTGCGCGATGCGATCGTGAACACCAAGGAGCTGGTGGGCACGCACAGCGTCTACAACTTCAAGCCGAACGACCGCTATGGCTCCGACGAGCGTTCGCGCGTCGTCGTCAAGCTCGAAAAAGGTCAATGGAAACTGGTCCCCTGA